The following are encoded in a window of Roseimaritima ulvae genomic DNA:
- a CDS encoding FtsK/SpoIIIE family DNA translocase — protein sequence MSDTPRHMGRDLTAIGLSALALFLAVALLTHDPADLVDTPVWPLSLIYSPTNSVHPTNQTIHNACGYWGALVSSAMLQATGIGASILVLCLGALAGNLLIRGGMNAPAMRSLGATIVLVAIVTAATLAPWRPDGMPIIGPGGYLGAMTSTWLGEHFAVFGTWILTLTLLAFGTLLTTDYVLLQAGRAALASGAAASAGSIRRVRGVLPSRHREPFTDGAEQAGEVEINDEASTTAVEPEPGEPAIKIRGRQLDDLATASDADADAESIPEPAEPPAANESFEDELEHEEEPSEETPEVRTVTVAGEETMVRQDPPHPEPKVKVRTPKRAPDERQQVFDNVSESLPEGVDEYFLPSLELLTESDDICYDDQLREVRRKAQILEETFKSFGFDVRVVEIETGPVIAQYEIALEAGLRLSKITGLADDVAIALRVPSVRIVAPIPGKNTVGVEVPNETRQVVRLREVIEEAGQSTKKMNIPIFLGKDVSGNAMTVDLAKMPHLLIAGRTGTGKSVCLNAIIASILMTCRPDEVRMLMIDPKMVELSGYGRLPHLMHPVITDMKKAEAILAWAVDKMEERYSLLAKAGVRHINSYNDLGRDEIARRLEIDDAEQMDDVPDHLPFIVIVADEMADLMMTAGKDVEQHIIRLAQKSRAVGIHLILATQKPTVDVITGLIKSNLPARLSFQVASKTDSRVVLDENGADKLLGNGDMLFLWPGTSTLIRGQGTFLSDEEIDTVCAHCSNGGEQNFVGELMTLKVDDEGSSEPVSADSIRARDDLYESAVDVVIREGRGSCSLLQRNLGIGYGRAARLIDFMAEDGIVGHYNGSKARDVIMTVAEWEAMQGIEPSGNAADDDDLPEEEDEEEESIDEQEAEEEYEEEWEDV from the coding sequence ATGTCAGACACTCCACGACACATGGGACGCGACCTGACAGCGATCGGTCTGTCCGCGCTGGCGTTGTTTCTGGCTGTGGCTTTGCTGACCCACGATCCGGCGGACTTGGTCGACACCCCGGTCTGGCCGCTCAGCCTGATCTACTCGCCCACCAACAGCGTGCACCCCACCAACCAAACGATCCACAACGCCTGTGGCTACTGGGGCGCGCTGGTGTCGTCGGCGATGCTGCAGGCCACCGGGATCGGAGCCAGCATCCTGGTGCTGTGTCTGGGCGCGCTTGCCGGTAATCTGTTGATCCGCGGCGGCATGAATGCGCCTGCCATGCGATCGCTGGGCGCCACGATCGTGCTGGTCGCGATTGTCACGGCGGCCACGCTTGCGCCCTGGCGTCCTGACGGCATGCCGATAATCGGTCCGGGCGGTTATTTGGGTGCCATGACCAGCACCTGGTTGGGCGAACATTTTGCCGTCTTTGGAACCTGGATCCTGACGCTGACTCTGCTGGCCTTCGGCACGCTGCTGACCACCGACTACGTGTTGCTGCAAGCCGGCCGAGCCGCCTTGGCGAGCGGTGCGGCGGCGTCGGCCGGCAGCATTCGCCGTGTCCGCGGCGTGTTGCCCAGCCGGCATCGCGAACCCTTTACCGATGGTGCCGAACAGGCCGGCGAAGTAGAGATCAACGACGAAGCATCCACGACCGCCGTCGAGCCGGAACCGGGCGAACCGGCGATCAAAATTCGCGGCCGACAACTGGATGACCTGGCCACCGCCAGCGATGCCGATGCGGATGCCGAGTCGATCCCCGAACCGGCCGAGCCCCCGGCGGCAAACGAATCCTTCGAAGACGAACTGGAACACGAGGAAGAACCCAGCGAAGAAACGCCTGAGGTTCGAACTGTGACCGTGGCAGGTGAAGAAACCATGGTCCGGCAGGATCCACCGCATCCCGAACCCAAAGTCAAAGTTCGTACGCCCAAACGCGCCCCCGACGAACGCCAGCAGGTGTTCGACAACGTCAGCGAATCGCTGCCCGAAGGCGTCGATGAGTACTTCCTGCCCAGCCTGGAACTGCTGACCGAATCGGACGACATCTGTTACGACGACCAGCTGCGCGAAGTCCGCCGTAAAGCCCAGATCCTGGAAGAAACGTTCAAGAGTTTCGGCTTCGACGTGCGGGTTGTGGAAATCGAAACCGGGCCGGTGATCGCGCAGTACGAAATCGCTCTGGAAGCCGGCTTGCGGCTGAGCAAGATCACCGGCCTGGCCGACGACGTGGCGATCGCGCTGCGCGTGCCCAGCGTCCGCATCGTGGCTCCGATCCCCGGCAAGAACACCGTCGGCGTGGAAGTCCCCAACGAAACGCGGCAGGTTGTGCGACTGCGCGAAGTGATCGAAGAAGCCGGCCAATCGACCAAGAAGATGAACATCCCGATTTTCTTGGGCAAGGACGTTTCCGGCAACGCCATGACGGTCGACCTGGCCAAAATGCCTCACCTGCTGATCGCCGGTCGAACGGGTACCGGTAAGTCGGTGTGTTTGAACGCCATCATCGCTTCGATCCTGATGACCTGCCGACCGGATGAAGTTCGGATGCTGATGATCGACCCCAAGATGGTGGAATTGAGTGGCTATGGGCGGTTGCCGCACTTGATGCATCCGGTGATCACCGACATGAAGAAGGCCGAAGCGATTTTGGCTTGGGCGGTCGACAAGATGGAGGAACGCTATTCGTTGTTGGCCAAAGCCGGCGTGCGGCATATCAACAGCTACAACGATTTGGGGCGTGACGAAATCGCCCGGCGGCTGGAGATCGACGACGCCGAGCAGATGGACGACGTGCCCGATCATCTGCCCTTCATCGTGATCGTGGCTGATGAAATGGCGGACTTGATGATGACCGCCGGCAAAGACGTCGAGCAACACATTATTCGCTTGGCGCAAAAATCGCGTGCGGTCGGGATTCACCTGATCCTGGCCACGCAGAAACCGACCGTCGACGTGATCACCGGCTTGATCAAAAGTAACCTGCCGGCACGTTTGTCGTTCCAGGTGGCCAGCAAGACGGACAGCCGCGTGGTGTTGGATGAAAACGGAGCCGACAAACTACTGGGCAACGGCGACATGTTGTTCCTGTGGCCCGGCACCAGCACGCTGATCCGCGGCCAGGGCACGTTTTTGTCGGACGAAGAGATCGACACGGTGTGTGCTCATTGCAGCAACGGCGGCGAACAGAACTTTGTCGGCGAACTGATGACCTTAAAGGTCGACGACGAGGGCAGCAGCGAACCCGTCTCGGCGGATTCCATCCGCGCCCGCGACGATCTGTACGAAAGCGCCGTCGACGTGGTAATCCGCGAAGGCCGCGGCAGTTGCTCGCTGCTGCAACGCAACCTCGGCATCGGCTATGGCCGAGCGGCACGGCTGATCGACTTCATGGCCGAAGACGGTATCGTCGGCCACTACAACGGCTCCAAAGCCCGCGATGTGATCATGACGGTCGCCGAATGGGAAGCCATGCAAGGCATCGAACCGTCCGGCAACGCCGCCGACGATGACGACCTGCCCGAGGAAGAAGACGAAGAAGAAGAAAGCATCGACGAGCAAGAAGCCGAAGAAGAGTACGAAGAGGAATGGGAAGACGTGTAG
- the truB gene encoding tRNA pseudouridine(55) synthase TruB, whose protein sequence is MFGIINCNKPIGITSRVVVNAANRRVRPAKVGHAGTLDPLASGVLLLPVGPAVRLTSYLQELPKQYRATFQLGVETSSGDLEETPIPLANAPVPTAEQIADAAQALTGRIQQVPPAHSAIKVDGKRAYRLARAGKAVEMKPRTVDIYALEIIKYDYPNLQVHIHCGSGTYVRSIGVDLARACGTVAVMTSLERTAIGDFTVEDAHSIEQLREQDIEPMLQSPLRGLPEMPQVELDEATLKRIEQGQIVDLHDESLQTPQAAETELAAIDAEQNLRALLIARGGGWRAHRSFHTAS, encoded by the coding sequence ATGTTTGGAATCATCAACTGCAACAAGCCGATCGGGATCACATCGCGGGTGGTCGTTAACGCGGCGAACCGGCGAGTGCGACCGGCCAAAGTCGGCCACGCGGGAACGCTGGACCCGCTGGCCAGCGGCGTATTGTTGCTACCGGTTGGCCCCGCCGTGCGGCTGACCAGTTACCTGCAAGAGTTGCCGAAGCAGTATCGCGCCACATTTCAGTTGGGCGTCGAAACTTCTTCTGGCGACCTGGAAGAAACGCCCATTCCGCTAGCCAACGCGCCGGTGCCCACGGCAGAGCAAATCGCGGACGCGGCGCAGGCGCTGACCGGCCGGATTCAACAGGTCCCGCCGGCGCACTCGGCAATTAAAGTCGACGGTAAACGGGCTTATCGGTTGGCACGGGCGGGCAAGGCGGTGGAGATGAAACCGCGAACCGTGGACATCTATGCGCTCGAAATTATCAAATACGACTACCCCAATCTACAGGTGCACATCCACTGTGGCTCGGGAACCTACGTCCGCAGCATCGGCGTCGACCTGGCACGGGCATGCGGCACGGTAGCCGTGATGACGTCGCTCGAACGCACCGCGATCGGCGACTTCACCGTCGAAGACGCGCATTCGATCGAGCAGCTGCGGGAACAGGACATCGAGCCGATGCTGCAGTCACCGCTGCGTGGGCTGCCCGAGATGCCTCAGGTGGAATTAGACGAAGCGACGTTAAAGCGGATCGAACAGGGCCAGATCGTCGACTTACATGACGAATCGTTACAAACTCCGCAAGCTGCCGAAACGGAACTGGCCGCCATCGACGCGGAACAGAACCTGCGAGCGCTGCTGATTGCCCGTGGCGGAGGCTGGCGCGCCCACCGCAGCTTCCACACAGCGTCGTAG
- a CDS encoding ATP-binding cassette domain-containing protein: MLETCDLEKKFQLEHGELKAVDGLSFSVSPGEVYGLMGPNGAGKTTTLRMILGLLEPDGGYAQVDGFRTDQDADAVKSRLGFVSASDGVYPWLSVREMLLYFADLYAVEPDVAEQRLAMLAELLGIDTLLDRRAGALSTGQRQRVTLVRGLIHDPPVMLLDEPTRGLDVVGSQTIFEYIDHLRSVGKAVVVCTHRLDEAERLCDRFGLLHFGRLRYEGSLEQVRQQSGKQTLVEMFVDLLAENPTGSSAASTPGTH, translated from the coding sequence ATGCTGGAAACATGCGACCTGGAAAAAAAATTCCAGTTGGAGCACGGTGAATTAAAAGCCGTGGATGGGCTTTCGTTTTCCGTCTCGCCCGGCGAGGTCTACGGTTTGATGGGACCCAACGGCGCCGGCAAAACGACCACGCTGCGGATGATCCTGGGGTTGCTCGAGCCCGATGGAGGCTACGCCCAGGTGGACGGTTTTCGCACCGACCAGGATGCCGACGCGGTCAAATCGCGACTGGGTTTTGTCTCGGCCAGCGACGGGGTTTATCCCTGGCTGAGCGTCCGCGAAATGCTGTTATATTTTGCCGATTTGTACGCCGTCGAACCCGATGTGGCGGAGCAGCGGCTGGCGATGCTGGCGGAGCTGCTGGGCATCGATACCTTGCTGGACCGCCGCGCCGGAGCGCTCAGCACCGGCCAACGCCAACGCGTCACACTGGTCCGCGGCCTGATCCACGACCCGCCCGTGATGCTGCTGGATGAACCGACGCGGGGCCTGGACGTGGTGGGCAGCCAAACCATCTTCGAATACATCGACCACCTGCGTTCGGTGGGCAAAGCCGTGGTGGTCTGTACCCATCGTCTGGACGAAGCCGAGCGATTGTGTGATCGGTTTGGGTTGTTGCATTTCGGCCGCTTGCGCTACGAGGGTTCGCTGGAACAAGTCCGGCAGCAAAGCGGCAAGCAGACGCTGGTGGAAATGTTTGTCGACCTGCTGGCGGAAAACCCCACCGGCTCATCCGCCGCCTCCACCCCAGGCACCCACTGA
- a CDS encoding ABC transporter permease subunit/CPBP intramembrane protease, whose product MSSSSRRLLRLCHKELRETLRDRRTIVTLVLMPLLIYPLLSMTLNRFLVTAKAENTTTFRIQADTKSQAEFLQALLNDPHSSPPQPIRDAAGDLPLAEFQFFVATDDRTAREALADGDVHVVVEVIESLPREIVFTALQNSQASQQARRILIERTQWYNAAVARERLAQLRGGQAAEPALVVRTTEIEGQGGTPLLGTVVPLMLVLMTITGAVYPAIDLTAGERERGTIEAVIASPVPRGSILFAKYTAVVTVAMLTAMVNLFAMFVTLWAGGLLQLLLGKDAPFPFLEILQILALLVLFSSFFSAVLLALTSFARSFKEAQAYLIPLMLLSLAPGMLSLLPGIELSGVLAVVPLVNIILLTRDVLAGSVAALPASAAIVSTMVYAAAALGVAARLFGSDAVLRSSELSIGSMFSRPLKPRDTPTVSEAMMTMALLFPIYFVASNALGHWAPETMSGRLIVNAVALIVLFGGIPILVSRISRDRFRSTFRLLPASLGSLAGAFCIGLGLWAFAFEAILLAELLGVRAMDTSNLALAQDAKTQMQQLSPLLLLSTFALTPGVIEELCYRGYLFSALERRLQPWRTILLCAILFGLFHVLTGSVLRIERFIPSTMVGVVLGWVSWRAGSIFPAMVLHFTHDALLMLVIRYEPWLQQQGWDVSNEQHLPAMVLGLAALAILVGALAVWGTTRAPQNQT is encoded by the coding sequence ATGTCATCATCTTCCAGACGTTTGCTGCGACTGTGCCACAAGGAATTGCGTGAGACGCTGCGTGATCGACGAACGATCGTCACGCTGGTGCTGATGCCGCTGTTGATCTATCCCTTGTTAAGCATGACGCTGAACCGCTTCTTGGTCACGGCCAAGGCGGAAAACACCACCACCTTTCGCATCCAAGCCGACACCAAATCGCAGGCCGAATTCCTGCAAGCGCTGCTGAACGACCCCCACAGTTCGCCTCCGCAACCGATCCGCGATGCCGCGGGCGACTTACCGTTGGCGGAATTCCAGTTCTTTGTCGCCACCGATGATCGCACGGCCCGCGAAGCCCTGGCCGATGGGGACGTGCACGTAGTCGTGGAAGTCATCGAATCGCTGCCGCGGGAGATCGTGTTCACGGCACTGCAGAACAGCCAGGCCAGCCAACAAGCCCGGCGGATTCTGATCGAACGTACTCAGTGGTACAACGCCGCGGTCGCTCGTGAACGATTAGCTCAGCTGCGTGGTGGTCAAGCGGCCGAACCGGCGTTGGTGGTGCGGACGACCGAGATCGAAGGGCAGGGCGGGACACCGCTGCTGGGCACGGTGGTGCCGCTGATGCTGGTGTTGATGACGATCACCGGCGCCGTTTATCCGGCCATCGATTTGACGGCCGGCGAGCGCGAGCGTGGCACGATCGAAGCCGTGATCGCTTCACCGGTACCGCGTGGTTCGATCCTGTTCGCCAAATACACCGCCGTGGTCACGGTCGCTATGTTAACCGCGATGGTGAACCTGTTTGCCATGTTTGTGACGCTCTGGGCGGGCGGCCTGCTGCAGTTACTGCTCGGTAAAGATGCCCCCTTTCCGTTTTTAGAAATCCTGCAGATTCTGGCCCTGCTGGTGCTGTTCAGCAGTTTCTTTTCCGCCGTGCTGTTGGCCCTGACCAGCTTTGCCCGCAGTTTTAAAGAGGCTCAAGCCTACCTGATCCCGTTGATGTTGCTGTCGTTGGCACCGGGCATGCTGTCGCTGCTGCCGGGGATCGAATTAAGCGGCGTGCTGGCGGTGGTGCCACTGGTGAATATTATTTTGTTGACCCGCGACGTGTTGGCCGGCAGTGTGGCAGCGCTACCGGCTTCGGCCGCGATCGTATCGACGATGGTTTACGCCGCCGCCGCGTTGGGCGTCGCGGCGCGGTTGTTTGGTTCCGACGCGGTGTTGCGGAGCAGCGAGTTGTCGATCGGTTCGATGTTCTCCCGTCCGCTCAAACCACGAGACACGCCGACCGTCAGCGAAGCGATGATGACGATGGCGCTGCTGTTCCCGATCTACTTCGTGGCTTCCAATGCGCTCGGACACTGGGCGCCGGAAACGATGAGCGGCCGCTTGATCGTCAATGCAGTGGCCCTAATCGTGTTGTTCGGTGGCATTCCGATCCTGGTCTCGCGAATCAGCCGCGACCGGTTTCGCAGCACGTTTCGTCTGCTGCCGGCCTCACTGGGCTCGCTGGCCGGCGCCTTTTGCATCGGCCTGGGATTGTGGGCCTTTGCCTTTGAAGCGATCTTGTTGGCCGAACTGTTGGGCGTGCGAGCGATGGACACCAGCAATCTGGCTTTGGCACAAGACGCCAAAACTCAGATGCAACAACTGTCCCCGCTGCTGCTGCTGAGCACGTTCGCGTTGACGCCCGGCGTGATCGAAGAGCTGTGTTATCGCGGCTATTTGTTTTCGGCACTCGAGCGTCGTTTGCAACCCTGGCGAACGATTCTGTTGTGTGCCATCCTGTTTGGCTTGTTCCACGTGCTGACCGGCAGCGTGCTGAGGATCGAACGTTTTATTCCTTCCACGATGGTGGGCGTGGTGCTGGGCTGGGTGTCGTGGCGTGCCGGTTCGATTTTCCCCGCCATGGTCCTACACTTTACCCATGATGCCTTGCTGATGCTGGTGATTCGCTACGAGCCCTGGCTGCAGCAACAGGGCTGGGACGTCAGCAACGAACAACACCTGCCGGCGATGGTGTTGGGGCTGGCCGCACTGGCGATCCTCGTCGGTGCGTTGGCGGTCTGGGGCACCACACGAGCGCCCCAAAACCAGACCTAG
- a CDS encoding transposase, which translates to MSPKVFDRFVDKAPFAVMTRILAQDFIGSDLNRIFDDNRELQYDYIATFQAVAATVADVALNFSENFNQAYKEHKEELGVSRQSFYAKTRGIEPAVSEAMVAHSAERAAKMHDALGFEPWEVLPGYRCLSIDGNVLAKSDKRLKELREVKGAPMPGKIVARFDLQRQIFDRTYVLLDGHSQESKCCDRIVDDLVAKDVIIADRHYCVVSFMVKIAAASGFFVIRQHGRLKGVLLGKRKRIGRISTGVVYEQKMKLTAADDAMVVRRMTVELDQPTRDGDQVIHVLTNLPNDVLATDVAELYRHRWEVETAFNVLQMTLTCEHSGIGHPCAATFLFCSSVLAFNLRQTIFATLFSTHDEEDVEEVSHFHLSKNVSDKTEGMLIAITEDEWTELIPSTIKGVVTLLTRIASKIALADFRKSRRAPKKKKPHRSRNVASSHVSTAKLLGLT; encoded by the coding sequence ATGTCACCCAAGGTTTTTGATCGTTTCGTTGACAAGGCACCATTTGCTGTCATGACCAGGATCCTCGCACAAGATTTTATCGGGAGCGATCTGAATCGAATCTTTGATGACAATCGTGAGCTGCAGTACGACTACATTGCGACGTTTCAGGCAGTGGCAGCGACCGTCGCCGATGTAGCCCTCAATTTCAGCGAAAACTTTAACCAAGCGTATAAAGAACACAAAGAGGAACTTGGGGTAAGCCGGCAGTCCTTTTATGCCAAGACCAGAGGCATCGAGCCAGCGGTCAGCGAAGCCATGGTGGCACATTCCGCAGAGCGGGCGGCCAAAATGCATGATGCCTTGGGATTTGAACCCTGGGAGGTGCTGCCCGGTTATCGGTGCCTAAGCATTGATGGGAATGTGCTGGCGAAGTCTGACAAACGATTGAAAGAGCTCAGGGAAGTCAAAGGCGCTCCCATGCCCGGCAAGATCGTCGCGAGATTTGATTTGCAACGACAGATCTTTGATCGCACATACGTACTGCTTGACGGCCACTCGCAGGAGTCGAAGTGTTGCGACCGGATCGTCGATGATCTTGTTGCCAAGGATGTGATCATCGCCGATCGCCATTACTGCGTTGTTTCGTTTATGGTCAAGATCGCAGCAGCCAGTGGCTTCTTTGTGATTCGCCAACACGGGCGTTTGAAAGGCGTTTTATTGGGGAAACGTAAACGTATTGGTCGTATCAGCACCGGAGTAGTCTATGAACAAAAGATGAAACTCACTGCTGCGGATGACGCCATGGTGGTTCGTCGAATGACTGTCGAACTTGACCAACCGACCCGCGACGGTGACCAAGTGATTCACGTACTAACCAACCTCCCCAATGACGTCCTGGCTACGGATGTAGCTGAACTGTATCGCCATCGCTGGGAAGTAGAAACCGCGTTTAACGTGCTGCAGATGACACTCACTTGTGAGCACTCAGGGATCGGTCACCCTTGCGCAGCGACATTTCTATTCTGCTCGTCCGTCCTTGCGTTCAATTTGCGGCAAACGATCTTTGCCACTTTGTTTTCAACTCACGACGAAGAAGATGTTGAAGAAGTAAGCCACTTTCATCTTTCGAAGAACGTTTCCGATAAAACCGAAGGCATGCTCATTGCGATTACCGAAGACGAATGGACCGAACTAATTCCATCAACAATCAAAGGAGTTGTCACGTTGCTAACAAGGATCGCAAGCAAAATCGCCCTAGCTGACTTTCGCAAATCCAGACGTGCCCCAAAGAAGAAAAAGCCGCACCGATCAAGGAACGTTGCTTCATCGCACGTTTCTACGGCTAAACTACTTGGCTTGACATAA